In Actinomycetota bacterium, one genomic interval encodes:
- a CDS encoding peroxidase, whose translation MVGSRQAGVAHAQVGGSGLHGAQLRGLFLTSKDRLAEGRFGAMFKRLPAFAPPDTLLENLAREMVEPDTSDAFLAATNGRLKAGFTFIAQFIDHDITLDTTPLDLQQADADATVNFRTPRYDLDVLYGRGPTDDRQYYDPADPAKLLLAPNVNGVLDMPRDELGKAIMPDRRNDENLIIVQFHKAVAQFHNRIVDDARAQGIRQEWLFETARRLARWHYQWAVIHEFLP comes from the coding sequence ATGGTCGGCAGCCGGCAGGCAGGCGTCGCCCATGCCCAGGTGGGCGGCAGTGGCCTGCATGGCGCCCAGCTTCGGGGTCTGTTCCTGACGAGTAAGGACCGGCTGGCCGAGGGCCGGTTCGGGGCCATGTTCAAGCGGCTTCCGGCCTTCGCGCCGCCGGACACCCTGCTGGAGAACTTGGCGAGGGAGATGGTCGAGCCTGATACCAGCGATGCCTTTCTCGCCGCCACCAACGGGCGGCTGAAGGCCGGGTTCACCTTCATCGCGCAGTTCATCGACCACGACATCACCTTGGACACCACCCCGCTCGACCTCCAGCAAGCGGACGCCGATGCAACCGTCAACTTCCGCACGCCGCGCTATGACCTCGATGTGCTCTACGGGCGTGGGCCGACGGATGACCGTCAGTACTATGATCCGGCCGATCCGGCCAAGCTGCTGCTGGCCCCGAACGTCAACGGTGTTTTGGACATGCCGCGTGACGAATTGGGCAAGGCGATCATGCCGGACCGGCGCAACGACGAGAACCTGATCATTGTTCAGTTTCACAAGGCCGTCGCTCAGTTCCACAACCGGATTGTCGACGACGCCCGGGCCCAGGGCATCCGGCAAGAATGGCTGTTCGAGACCGCGCGCCGGCTGGCCCGCTGGCACTACCAGTGGGCGGTCATCCACGAGTTCCTCCC